One window of the Runella slithyformis DSM 19594 genome contains the following:
- a CDS encoding carbonic anhydrase, whose translation MQSYKKLLLANKSWAAEKLMLDESYFDELAADQKPEFLWIGCADSRVPANEVTGTAPGEIFVHRNVANLVIHTDINMLSVLQYAVEVLEVKHILVVGHYGCGGVKAAMTNKDFGLINKWLRNIKDVYAKHHDELESVPDEHERFDRLVEFNVIEQTKNLAKTTIVQKSWKKRNYPHLHGWVFDLHTGLINSIIEIPPGSPVESIYRYDFENELQKEEDLSQNYKH comes from the coding sequence ATGCAATCCTACAAAAAACTATTATTAGCCAATAAATCATGGGCGGCTGAAAAGCTGATGCTCGACGAAAGCTATTTCGACGAACTGGCCGCTGACCAAAAGCCCGAATTTCTGTGGATCGGCTGTGCTGACAGTCGCGTGCCCGCCAATGAGGTCACGGGCACGGCCCCCGGGGAGATATTCGTCCATCGCAATGTGGCTAATTTAGTCATCCATACCGACATCAACATGCTCAGCGTACTGCAATACGCGGTAGAAGTGCTGGAGGTAAAACACATTTTAGTGGTAGGGCATTATGGTTGCGGGGGCGTAAAAGCGGCCATGACCAACAAGGACTTCGGCTTGATCAACAAATGGTTGCGCAATATCAAGGATGTTTATGCCAAGCACCACGACGAGCTGGAAAGTGTACCGGATGAACACGAGCGCTTTGATCGTTTGGTAGAATTTAACGTCATTGAGCAGACCAAAAACCTCGCCAAGACCACCATTGTCCAAAAATCCTGGAAAAAACGTAATTATCCGCATCTGCATGGTTGGGTATTTGACCTGCACACGGGCCTCATCAACTCCATTATCGAAATACCGCCCGGCTCACCGGTAGAATCCATCTATCGGTATGACTTTGAAAATGAGCTCCAAAAAGAGGAGGATCTATCGCAGAATTATAAGCACTGA